A region from the Chelmon rostratus isolate fCheRos1 chromosome 6, fCheRos1.pri, whole genome shotgun sequence genome encodes:
- the slc24a1 gene encoding sodium/potassium/calcium exchanger 1 isoform X1, with amino-acid sequence MYCTRKKRLQLSRVLFLLSGVFLCTLYQLTISARLYEPLSMPQIGEDFGEGSTEGVEEATAETQGLEEPLTATHELEPTDQTTPEMHVVHHSDTTSDFKASTTTESPSSPTTNRTIVHCIYVAPEPPQETPTPAPAPPVTTITPASPGEAPRMKGEYPEDFFSVEDRRRGWVILHIIGMMYMFISLAIVCDEFFVPALGVITDKLAISDDVAGATFMAAGGSAPELFTSLIGVFIAHSNVGIGTIVGSAVFNILFVIGMCALFSREVLHLTWWPLFRDVSFYIFDLILLIIFFLDNVIMWWESMMLVTSYTLYVIFMKFNVQIEQAFKAQLHKHKNIVRVIAVEEPEKTNGDDEDNAPPAPEDKNRLKLKPSLQRGGSSASLHNSTMRNTIFQLMIHTLDPLGEGKFKDKAETLNNVARRTAESKTQDKSEGGGEKTEQTKEPEAAPASETEKKEQPEDKKEDVPAGEDGSGGSEDSGSDDDGSDEDSDESSEDEEEDEDEEEEDEEAEKEDEPLTLEWPDTRRKQATYLFLLPIIIPLWLTVPDVRNQKSRKFFVGTFLGSILWIAVFSYLMVWWAHQVGETIGISEEIMGLTILAAGTSIPDLITSVIVARKGLGDMAVSSSVGSNIFDITVGLPVPWLLFSAIHGLAPVAVSSNGLFCAIVLLFIMLLFVIISIASCKWKMNKALGFTMFLLYFIFLVLSVMLEDRIIICPVSI; translated from the exons ATGTATTGTACAAGAAAGAAGCGACTGCAGCTGAGCCGGGtcttgtttctcctctctgggGTTTTCCTGTGCACCCTCTACCAGCTGACCATCAGCGCCAGACTGTATGAACCTTTGTCGATGCCTCAGATCGGAGAGGATTTTGGAGAAGGTTCAACAGAGGGGGTGGAGGAAGCTACAGCAGAGACTCAGGGGCTGGAGGAACCTCTCACTGCAACACATGAATTAGAGCCCACAGATCAAACAACACCAGAGATGCATGTGGTACATCATTCAGATACAACTTCAGATTTTAAAGCATCCACCACCACGGAATCTCCATCGTCGCCAACTACAAACCGGACTATTGTGCACTGCATCTATGTGGCTCCCGAGCCTCCACAGGAGACACCCACACCTGCTCCAGCTCCGCCAGTAACCACCATCACTCCAGCTTCTCCTGGGGAAGCGCCACGTATGAAGGGTGAATACCCTGAAGATTTCTTTTCTGTTGAAGACCGCAGACGAGGCTGGGTGATCCTCCACATTATAGGGATGATGTACATGTTCATTTCACTTGCGATTGTGTGTGATGAGTTTTTTGTTCCCGCGCTGGGCGTGATCACAGACAAGTTAGCAATCTCTGATGATGTGGCCGGAGCCACCTTCATGGCTGCTGGAGGTTCTGCTCCTGAGCTTTTCACCTCACTGATAGGAGTCTTCATCGCCCACAGCAATGTGGGTATTGGCACTATCGTTGGTTCAgcagtttttaacattttatttgtgattggaatgtgtgctttgttttcacgGGAGGTTCTTCATCTAACCTGGTGGCCGCTTTTCAGAGATGTGTCCTTCTACATATTTGACCTCATCTTactcatcatcttcttcttggATAATGTCATAATGTGGTGGGAGAGCATGATGCTGGTGACCAGTTACACTCTCTATGTGATTTTCATGAAGTTCAATGTGCAAATAGAGCAGGCCTTCAAAGCCCAGCTccacaaacacaagaacatTGTCAGAGTTATTGCTGTGGAGGAACCTGAGAAG ACAAATGGGGACGATGAGGATAATGCCCCCCCTGCTCCAGAGGACAAGAATCGGTTAAAG TTGAAGCCATCCCTTCAGCGAGGGGGGAGTTCAGCTTCTTTACACAACAGCACCATGAGAAACACCATCTTCCAACTTATGATCCACACATTAGACCCTCTCGGAGAGG GGAAATTTAAGGATAAGGCTGAGACTCTGAATAATGTGGCTAGACGGACAGCAGAGAGCAAAACTCAAGACAAAAGTGAAG GTGGTGGGGAAAAAACTGAGCAGACCAAAGAACCAGAGGCTGCCCCAGCGAGCgaaacagagaagaaggagcagccagAGGACAAGAAG GAGGACGTGCCTGCAGGGGAGGATGGGTCAGGAGGGTCAGAAGACTCCGGCAGCGATGACGACGGCAGCGATGAAGACAGCGATGAGTCcagtgaagatgaggaggaagacgaagatgaggaggaggaggacgaagaagcagagaaagaagacGAACCTCTGACTCTGGAGTGGCCAGACACGCGACGTAAACAAGCCACCTACCTCTTCCTGCTGCCCATAATCATCCCTCTGTGGCTCACAGTTCCAGATGTTCGCAACCAG AAATCCAGAAAATTCTTTGTGGGCACCTTCCTGGGCTCTATTCTGTGGATTGCTGTCTTCTCCTACCTCATGGTGTGGTGGGCCCATCAG GTGGGTGAGACCATCGGCATCTCAGAGGAGATTATGGGTCTGACTATCCTGGCCGCAGGGACATCCATCCCAGACCTCATTACCAGTGTGATTGTGGCTCGTAAAGGCCTGGGGGACATGGCTGTGTCCAGCTCTGTGGGCAGTAACATCTTTGACATCACTGTGGG CCTTCCAGTCCCGTGGCTCCTGTTCTCAGCCATCCACGGTTTGGCTCCAGTGGCCGTCAGCAGCAATGGGCTCTTCTGTGCCATCgtgctgctcttcatcatgCTCCTCTTTGTCATCATCTCCATCGCGTCCTGTAAGTGGAAGATGAATAAGGCACTGGGTTTCACCATGTTCCTGCTCTACTTTATCTTCCTGGTGCTTAGTGTGATGCTGGAGGATCGCATCATTATCTGTCCTGTTTCCATCTGA
- the slc24a1 gene encoding sodium/potassium/calcium exchanger 1 isoform X2 yields the protein MYCTRKKRLQLSRVLFLLSGVFLCTLYQLTISARLYEPLSMPQIGEDFGEGSTEGVEEATAETQGLEEPLTATHELEPTDQTTPEMHVVHHSDTTSDFKASTTTESPSSPTTNRTIVHCIYVAPEPPQETPTPAPAPPVTTITPASPGEAPRMKGEYPEDFFSVEDRRRGWVILHIIGMMYMFISLAIVCDEFFVPALGVITDKLAISDDVAGATFMAAGGSAPELFTSLIGVFIAHSNVGIGTIVGSAVFNILFVIGMCALFSREVLHLTWWPLFRDVSFYIFDLILLIIFFLDNVIMWWESMMLVTSYTLYVIFMKFNVQIEQAFKAQLHKHKNIVRVIAVEEPEKTNGDDEDNAPPAPEDKNRLKLKPSLQRGGSSASLHNSTMRNTIFQLMIHTLDPLGEGGGEKTEQTKEPEAAPASETEKKEQPEDKKEDVPAGEDGSGGSEDSGSDDDGSDEDSDESSEDEEEDEDEEEEDEEAEKEDEPLTLEWPDTRRKQATYLFLLPIIIPLWLTVPDVRNQKSRKFFVGTFLGSILWIAVFSYLMVWWAHQVGETIGISEEIMGLTILAAGTSIPDLITSVIVARKGLGDMAVSSSVGSNIFDITVGLPVPWLLFSAIHGLAPVAVSSNGLFCAIVLLFIMLLFVIISIASCKWKMNKALGFTMFLLYFIFLVLSVMLEDRIIICPVSI from the exons ATGTATTGTACAAGAAAGAAGCGACTGCAGCTGAGCCGGGtcttgtttctcctctctgggGTTTTCCTGTGCACCCTCTACCAGCTGACCATCAGCGCCAGACTGTATGAACCTTTGTCGATGCCTCAGATCGGAGAGGATTTTGGAGAAGGTTCAACAGAGGGGGTGGAGGAAGCTACAGCAGAGACTCAGGGGCTGGAGGAACCTCTCACTGCAACACATGAATTAGAGCCCACAGATCAAACAACACCAGAGATGCATGTGGTACATCATTCAGATACAACTTCAGATTTTAAAGCATCCACCACCACGGAATCTCCATCGTCGCCAACTACAAACCGGACTATTGTGCACTGCATCTATGTGGCTCCCGAGCCTCCACAGGAGACACCCACACCTGCTCCAGCTCCGCCAGTAACCACCATCACTCCAGCTTCTCCTGGGGAAGCGCCACGTATGAAGGGTGAATACCCTGAAGATTTCTTTTCTGTTGAAGACCGCAGACGAGGCTGGGTGATCCTCCACATTATAGGGATGATGTACATGTTCATTTCACTTGCGATTGTGTGTGATGAGTTTTTTGTTCCCGCGCTGGGCGTGATCACAGACAAGTTAGCAATCTCTGATGATGTGGCCGGAGCCACCTTCATGGCTGCTGGAGGTTCTGCTCCTGAGCTTTTCACCTCACTGATAGGAGTCTTCATCGCCCACAGCAATGTGGGTATTGGCACTATCGTTGGTTCAgcagtttttaacattttatttgtgattggaatgtgtgctttgttttcacgGGAGGTTCTTCATCTAACCTGGTGGCCGCTTTTCAGAGATGTGTCCTTCTACATATTTGACCTCATCTTactcatcatcttcttcttggATAATGTCATAATGTGGTGGGAGAGCATGATGCTGGTGACCAGTTACACTCTCTATGTGATTTTCATGAAGTTCAATGTGCAAATAGAGCAGGCCTTCAAAGCCCAGCTccacaaacacaagaacatTGTCAGAGTTATTGCTGTGGAGGAACCTGAGAAG ACAAATGGGGACGATGAGGATAATGCCCCCCCTGCTCCAGAGGACAAGAATCGGTTAAAG TTGAAGCCATCCCTTCAGCGAGGGGGGAGTTCAGCTTCTTTACACAACAGCACCATGAGAAACACCATCTTCCAACTTATGATCCACACATTAGACCCTCTCGGAGAGG GTGGTGGGGAAAAAACTGAGCAGACCAAAGAACCAGAGGCTGCCCCAGCGAGCgaaacagagaagaaggagcagccagAGGACAAGAAG GAGGACGTGCCTGCAGGGGAGGATGGGTCAGGAGGGTCAGAAGACTCCGGCAGCGATGACGACGGCAGCGATGAAGACAGCGATGAGTCcagtgaagatgaggaggaagacgaagatgaggaggaggaggacgaagaagcagagaaagaagacGAACCTCTGACTCTGGAGTGGCCAGACACGCGACGTAAACAAGCCACCTACCTCTTCCTGCTGCCCATAATCATCCCTCTGTGGCTCACAGTTCCAGATGTTCGCAACCAG AAATCCAGAAAATTCTTTGTGGGCACCTTCCTGGGCTCTATTCTGTGGATTGCTGTCTTCTCCTACCTCATGGTGTGGTGGGCCCATCAG GTGGGTGAGACCATCGGCATCTCAGAGGAGATTATGGGTCTGACTATCCTGGCCGCAGGGACATCCATCCCAGACCTCATTACCAGTGTGATTGTGGCTCGTAAAGGCCTGGGGGACATGGCTGTGTCCAGCTCTGTGGGCAGTAACATCTTTGACATCACTGTGGG CCTTCCAGTCCCGTGGCTCCTGTTCTCAGCCATCCACGGTTTGGCTCCAGTGGCCGTCAGCAGCAATGGGCTCTTCTGTGCCATCgtgctgctcttcatcatgCTCCTCTTTGTCATCATCTCCATCGCGTCCTGTAAGTGGAAGATGAATAAGGCACTGGGTTTCACCATGTTCCTGCTCTACTTTATCTTCCTGGTGCTTAGTGTGATGCTGGAGGATCGCATCATTATCTGTCCTGTTTCCATCTGA